The following is a genomic window from Amaranthus tricolor cultivar Red isolate AtriRed21 chromosome 10, ASM2621246v1, whole genome shotgun sequence.
ctaaactatctcataGGCTATTAGTTACGTACTTAGACTTATTAGCTTTATTGAGTACTCTAAAGgttaaactaatagtctctccaattcagagtaattatctcgatttctttttaggcttgtaattaacttattagaaatttagaatatattactagagggagaatttatgcaaattccaaatgagacatttgtttttaattagagggagtataagctagtagaatatacattactctattacactaataatcgattgtatttctaaatttgataattaaaacttattatatataataaagtgaattagattaatcaagtaatcataaccattttatatgatatcatgtatttatacttattagtgaccttgaatactttaaaataataaatctattgcACTAATAGttgatcgtatttaatttaaagcttaataatgttcggaactagacctattggagtgaatgaaactaatacaaactatcttatagagttttagagttatagttacagactatcattgacagttaactcaatgttattactgatcttagggctggcaaaagctgacccaacctgctaacctgatctgtttattagcgggtttgggtttagatttttgacccaattaattaaatgggtcaacccaacttgatctgtttattaaatgggttaggttcaggttgaatatttaaacccgaaaaaaacctgtttaacccattatTAAATtggtcaatcaggtcaggtcgacccatattttaacccatttattaacccattgaaaattttgtaaattCAGTTTTATTGCTACTCATCCTAACTTACTCTAATGTAAAGATCAGTTAACAACGGATTTCTTATTTCTAATTCTCAAAATACTACATTTTTGGAGTActttccaaaaaaaaacattgttgtAGAGATTAGTGAAAGCACAATATCCCACATCGGTCAAGAAAAAAGAGCAAGGTAATGCTATGCATATAAATAACAAAACCTGCTTCTCTTTATTCTCACGCTACCACGcagtgagcacaaagcgaactattctttcgccttttactaaagaataccatgtgctcgctgcattaagtggcatacgtttatttttgacTTGAGTTATTGACTATATAGCATTATATTTAAAGCATCAGGTATTTTCTTAAGCTTAAGCTGATTAGTCAAAGTCTCAAGATTAGTAAGAAGGGGTATGAGTAGGATTCGAATAGGGTCTAGCAAACTGAGATTTACACCTTATTTTTTGTAGGACCCAAATCCAAACTCAAATCCTTTGAAGTTGAAAATTTAGGACTCATATCCTAGATTTATAGGGTCCAAAAAAAGAGTGAGACCCTCAAATTAGGGTCGACTCTGGGTCTAGACACATACACATCTATACTCCATGtaaataatatatgtatatctagTGTATGATGAGTTCTTAACCTGATTGTAGTCTTAAATGATGGCTTTAAAATGCAGTTGATGAGTAATGAGATATTCAAGAGTGTAATACACAGGGTGATTCCAAATTCAAAGAAGGAAAGGTTTACAGTGGCAGCATTTTATTTTCCAAACCCAGATGGTGAAGTGGGACCTGTAAATCAACTGATATGCAACAATGAACCACAGTTGTATAAAAGAGTGTCCACTCAAACATACAGAAACCTCTTCTTTGAGACATACCCTACAGGCAAAAGGGTCATTGATGTTCTCAAATCTAGTTTAATTTGTATTCTTAATTTCTTCATACTTTTGTCTGCATCATCAACTTTCTTTACTCAAACTATCCCTTCTTCTAAATGTTGTACTTTGATGtggagtgttttttttttcttctaaatgTGATGAAAATGTTATCATTATAAGTTTCTCTAAAGGAAATCGTCCATTTGGGTATTATCGCAAACAATACGTGTAGCTAAGGGTTTAAACACACTGGAGTTAGACTAATTAAATTTACCTTATTTCAATTGCCACATActagatttaaaatatattcatttcgtttctttttaaatatcctatttgttttttggacattattcatcgatcactcatacggcccgtttggtacatggtattagagggcggtaatggtaataaattaagtaataaaaaatttggttgttcggatgccttcaatggtaatggatggtaataaaataaggtaatgaaattaccaaaaagggccatttttattaccatcaaacaacctgatattaggctgtaatggtaatgaagtattactgtggtaataaaataaggtaatgttgtttcgagttgaagaaaaaaaaataatgaagaaaaaaaaggtaatgtatgtaattatccaaaaaaatattattattaaaaaagaaatcattagatagaataatttagatacaataatgcttttagatacaaatatacaataatgaaactaagagtcattaccattttttattaataacaaccaaatgcaataaatggaatattatcttccattaccattctttagtcatgcacaccaaacaaaagaatcttcatgaCCAATTCtaatatccattccttcattactattgccattacaacatttcattcccattacttcatcaccatcaaccaaacgggccgttagggGTATTTGATATTGGAATATATAATGTAATGGGAAGATAAATGATAAAGACGAGTAAAGGTAAGAGTATGGATTGTAGTTATATGTTATTTGGCGTAAAAATATAAGGAAACATTTACTTGATCATAGTATGAGAATTTGTTACTTGACATAAATTATAGGTAACAAAATAAGGTATTCATTACCCTCAAGAAAGGTTTTAGGTTAACCTAATattataccaaacaaaaaatgtggagtaataataattcataattaaaTCCCTTACTTGGTATTAAAGagttcataccaaacaccccttaatgtgtattttattttcaagCCATACgctaaaatatagttaaatagaGAGTTACAGCTTTAAGTATCCGATTAGTGCATCAatgactttacttttatatAGGCAAATTACTCACCAAATatgataataaaacaaaatagaaataataaatttaaatggaGTATGAAACTAGACATGAATACAAAATTAATGAATGTTAATTTTCACGTTTTAACTTTTAACTAATAGAGATTATAAAATACTCTATTATCATTAAATATActcttgattttttattttaataagacAATCTCATATAATCATATACACAAGTTGACtgaaaaaaaacatacacaacGCCTAAACCAAAATGGCGTTAATTAATACTTTGTGTTAGTTATTCCGGAGGTACATGTAGAATGCTTTTAGGCGCTTCTGTTTTTTGCTTTCTAATTTCAAATACTCTGCTCATTAGTCATTACTATCAAACTTGTGCTATAGATATCTAATTTCAAGCGTAAGATTAAAAAAAGTCTTAAGGGGTCGGGTTCAAACCGATGGCCCGGTCCGTTAATATTTTGATCCGATCCGTTGAACGCCTCTAAATATGCGATAGTatttaaatactaaaaaaataaaataaattaatattttataggaaaaagtggtaaaatgcgagataaaaaaaattagtcataactaaaaataaaaacacaaattcttgtgagagaccatctctaatcggGTCGGcccaatatataattttttaaatattgtaagtaagcattaaaaatgatgtaagtaggcatttaagatactgtgagtaggtattaagaatacgataagtaggcattaagaataatataagtaggcattaaggataatgtaagtagatattaagttttaatgggcTGGGCATAATAgacatctctcaaagagacggtctctcaaaagaGTAGCTGAAATAAAAATGGCTTAAAGTTACTGAAACAGACAAAAAGATGAGAGGCAACTTTTGGGCACTAATtatctatttttaaatttcGTTTTTCAAGTTGGTGATTGTAGAtccataatttaatatttctttcaattcagtattagggggtgtttggtatgggaatataaaatgtaatgcaaacgaaaatgataaagaggagtaAGAGTAAGGGTATGGgttgtagttatatgttgtttgatatgaaaatataagaaaaacacttaattgatcataaaaaaggaATTTGTTACTTGACATAAATGGATGGTAACACAGTAAGGGTATCCATTACCCTCAAGAAAAGGATTGGGTTAACCTaatatcataccaaacaaatatgtggagtaatggtaattgaatcccttactcaatattaaaaagttcataccaaacacccccttaatgttttatttgttttatacactctatccaatgcgcttattcaattcttaatatttctaattgtgcgtaattaaaaattatgaaaagttgatataaataatccttgcattgagatgaatcaaacaagatcacacttgactatgttttaacttatagattaataatagaatacaaattaagagtaagagatgaataatgtccaaaaagcaaatgggacatttctTTTTACCAAGTTGTTGCCCCTTTAAGGATGtcgataattaatttatatattgcttaattttattttacaattttttttcaatgtataaaaaaaaatagtcaactgaaattttatttaattctttctaatatatatttttataatatcaacttattataattttttgttataataCTTGAGAATATTTAATGCCAAAAGAGTCTATTGTATGTAGTCATCAAAAAACAGTGGAAATTATTACTTTCTCTGTTTCAATATCACTTAGAAATATTGTACAATTCATTTATTACTCTTAAtctgtgattagtttttaatctataaattaaaaaaatagtcaagtgagatgttgtttgattcgtctGTTATATGATTCGTCTCGATGAAATAAATTTACATAGATATACTCCCTAGTCCCTCCAATTTACTATTAGCATCTCATTTGTTTTATGCACTTTATTCAATAaacttattcaattcttaatatctctaattgtacataattaaaaattatgaaaaatttatatgaataatCTTTAGATTGatcaaataaaattccacttgactgaattttaatttataaattaataataacataaaaattaagagtaagagataaatagtgtcaaaaaagcaaATAGAACATCGACCGAGTcacatataattaaattatttgacATAGTAGTACGTTATAAGTCATAACCATTGGATAAGAGCTTTGATCTACAGAAAGCTAAAAGATTAAGCAAGTGAAAGTGAGAAACTGAGAATCCTATAAGTGTTGAAATGGATGAATCAAGGAATGAAGATATAGCATCAAGATTAGTACAGGAGAAATCCCAgaaaattacatccttaaaaatgaagttataCTTCCTGCCATTGATGCTTCCCCAACTTTATGGAATCAATCTTTATTCATTGATTTTTCTCCTCTTTCTGTTTATGATCCTTCTACTGCTGCTCAAAATGAACTCACCAAACTTCACTCTGCTTAACAAGATTGGGGTTGCTTccaggtttttatttttttatttttttctttgattcttTACTTATTTTGTCATGAGACCGCAAAATACCCCTCACATAAGAGTCTCTATGAGCTTAAAATATGGACGTAACATAGATTCTCTCCATATCTGaggttatatattttcttatcttAAAAAATTATCTGAGATTATACATTTTCttatcttaaaaaattaaataagaggTATGATTTGAACATGTGACCTCTTATAATGCTGacttttgatattatttcaagaaatcaactcaaccaaaaacttaagtcgATGATAGTAGGCTTGAGGCCTTAGGATATTTATATACTCCAACATGTTTATTACACTTATGATCAAACAAATCATTaagtaatttttcttattaatgatagattgtaaatcatgggATGACAATTTCATTTCTGAATGATTTGATTGAGGTTACTAGACAATTTTTTGGACTTCCATTAGAGTAGAGACTAAAATGCTCAATAGCTGAAGATTTATTTAATGGATATGGGAATGCTGCAACTATTGCAGGGAATAAGTCTCTGAATTGGAATGATAGACTCTTTCTTACTGTTTATCCTGAAGATCAAAGAAAGCTCCAACTTTGGCCTCAAAAGCCTCAAAAGTTTAGGTACATTATCAATTATCAACCCTTTagaattctgatttttattctaTTGTTTGAGCTAACTCCTCCCCTAGGTCCCAAGCCCGAATAAAAGAGGTAGGTAAGCGGTAAGTTAGTGACAACCAGCTCAGTAAAATTTAGTCACATCCATGAACATGTACCAAAAATCTCACATGGGCGTTTATGTAGACGactcaatcttttgggatttaGGCTTTCGCATTGTTGTTGATTCTATTGTTGAATTGATCTTTGTCAATTTCTAGTGTTCCCctcatattcatattcatcCTAGTTATTCCTAATAGGCCGATGTTCAATATTTCTTTGCTTCAGGTCATAATGAGCAAAATGGCTCATCAAATCATGTGTAATTTTTAGTAATGCAAACATACACATAATATTTGGTAAACAACCTATTATTTTCACGAAGTGTAAGGTTGCGTAGTGCGTACATCCTACCCAAAACCCCACCCCTCACAAGCGGAAGTCAAAGTGAAGCCTGGCATCAAGGTAATTAAATTTGAAAGTATACTGTTGAAACTATTTCACATGTGAAGATCTCAAATCACTAAAATAGTGAATTATAGACTTGTATATAATGCTTGATGTGTAATCCTCTTAATACCGTATGGTTTTGGAAAAGAGTGAAACTCATCATGTTTTGTATGCAAGTCGATGGGTTTGTGGGTTTGAGCCCATGGGTGCCATGTTGGTGGGTCCACATGAGTGGGCTCATGGggtgattatgtgacgaattgtcacatCATAGCATATACATCTATCTATCAGTTGATTACAAATTTCAATTGATATGAGCTGACTAGAACTGATTTTTGATGGGTTTATAGTGATTGTTTTTCATATGCATTTAGTggattttattaagaaaaacgAGTTCTTGTGAGCTTGCAGAGAAGTTCTGGATGAGTTATCATTGAATTTGACAGTAATCTTATTAATTATGCTGAAAGCCATGGCGCGGTGCCTGGATTTAAAGGATGACAGCGTCATAAAGGAGCATGGTGAACGAGGATCCATAGACACAAGATTCGGAATCTACCCACGTTGTGCACGGCCTGATCAAGTTTTGTTGACAAAATGTTTCTCATTACAAAAAGTTTTGTTTTATCATAACTTCCCTCTAAAAAAAGTTAAACAATCCTTGTGATCTAAATATATGAGTTGAAATACATGTCTACAAAAAATTACTTGCTTCATATTAATAATCAGTTTCAATCTTAAATTTTGTTGTAACATATGTATTTTCttagtattttaaaattttaaaatttatcataaaataaattaaatattattaattaaaatttatttaaaaagataataagTAATTTTGACAACCGTTAATACATTACCTTTACACAATTTTATTATAAACCAAATTAAACTCCCTTGTTTCATCATTTCATcatttcaaatcaaaaaaaaaaacaacaaaaaaaaaagactgcCTTTGTTTCATTAGAAAATTCAAGTGATATCATCTACACAATGTTGCAGGTTATGTCTATTAAAAGGCTGTAACGGAGCGTTCTTTTCGAATTtaggtttataataatataatagtaggtaatgctaagcggaagtctatcgtaccgtgattattgcgaaaaacaaataagacaaaacagaattttcaattaaaacaaagaaaacttaaatcattaaaatataattttacgtattacatctttctataatacataattatcgtccataatataaactatatacatattatatcctaatctcacataaacaatacaatatcttcttaataacttcatgtaaagttacctgctgcatctgctcccgaaatatgggaacagccgatggaaatcggtcagctttaaaaaaaaccgagtataaaaatTTACCGCAACTATACAAG
Proteins encoded in this region:
- the LOC130824791 gene encoding S-norcoclaurine synthase 1-like — encoded protein: MKDDQWFKVPVIPGALFVNLGDFLERSVNNGFLISNSQNTTFLEYFPKKNIVVEISESTISHIGQEKRASIIFKASVLNDGFKMQLMSNEIFKSVIHRVIPNSKKERFTVAAFYFPNPDGEVGPVNQLICNNEPQLYKRVSTQTYRNLFFETYPTGKRVIDVLKSSLICILNFFILLSASSTFFTQTIPSSKCCTLMWSVFFFF